A window of Dorea formicigenerans contains these coding sequences:
- a CDS encoding peptidylprolyl isomerase, protein MKKRLFALALAGVLAAATLTGCGSLKGDETVATVDDTKIDADLANFFARYTQATYETYYSAYLGEDMWNSDASDGETYEESVKSSVLKSLEDMILLEKHMEDYDVSITDEDKAMIKETTQQFLNDNSLDDKNLVSGNEKTVNRALTLMAVQQKMRTAIQAGADTEVSDEEAAQKSMDYVFISYQTKDDSGNSKDVSDDEKAQLKSQAEAIASGLKEGGDLNALAEEQGATVQTLTFDKDTTSPDEDLIKAADALGEGESTDVIETEKGCYVAKVTSLLDRTATDSKKSQIVQERQTKLYDDTVKKWRKKADIKVHKGVWKKVSFQKVSVKMKTETQTPYTDQVQTDDQAQTDN, encoded by the coding sequence ATGAAAAAGAGATTATTTGCGCTGGCTCTTGCGGGAGTATTGGCGGCTGCAACACTGACCGGATGCGGATCATTAAAAGGAGACGAGACGGTTGCGACAGTCGATGATACAAAGATTGATGCGGATCTGGCCAATTTCTTCGCAAGATATACACAGGCAACATATGAGACATATTATTCTGCTTATCTGGGAGAAGATATGTGGAATTCAGATGCTTCTGACGGAGAGACATACGAAGAATCTGTAAAGAGTTCTGTACTGAAGTCACTGGAAGATATGATTCTTCTTGAAAAGCATATGGAAGATTATGATGTGTCAATTACAGATGAAGATAAAGCAATGATCAAGGAGACAACGCAGCAGTTTTTGAATGATAATTCTTTAGATGACAAGAATCTTGTATCTGGCAATGAGAAGACTGTAAATCGTGCATTGACACTGATGGCAGTTCAGCAGAAGATGCGAACTGCGATCCAGGCCGGGGCAGATACAGAAGTCTCAGATGAAGAAGCAGCACAGAAGAGCATGGATTATGTGTTCATTTCTTATCAGACAAAAGATGATTCCGGCAACAGCAAAGACGTTTCCGATGATGAAAAAGCGCAGTTAAAGTCTCAGGCAGAGGCGATTGCTTCCGGTCTGAAGGAAGGTGGAGATTTGAACGCGCTTGCAGAAGAGCAAGGGGCAACGGTTCAGACACTGACGTTTGATAAAGATACAACTTCTCCTGATGAAGATTTGATTAAAGCCGCAGACGCACTGGGCGAGGGAGAATCTACAGATGTGATTGAGACAGAAAAAGGCTGTTACGTAGCAAAAGTTACAAGCCTGTTAGATCGTACAGCAACGGATTCTAAGAAATCACAGATTGTACAGGAACGTCAGACAAAGCTTTATGATGATACAGTGAAAAAGTGGAGAAAAAAAGCAGACATTAAAGTGCATAAGGGTGTATGGAAAAAAGTAAGTTTCCAGAAAGTGTCTGTAAAGATGAAGACTGAGACTCAGACACCGTATACAGATCAGGTGCAGACAGACGATCAGGCTCAGACAGATAATTAA
- the spoVT gene encoding stage V sporulation protein T yields the protein MKATGIVRRIDDLGRVVIPKEIRRTLRIREGDPLEIFTDREGEIILKKYSPIGELAAFAGMYADSLAKEAGCLVCICDMDQVVAASGNGRKEVQEKYISKVLQGELEERNSILAKVDEKKYIRVFREQEKDYVWESITPIICEGDVVGAVILLSSDEKEKFTKLEQKLGACAAGFLGKQME from the coding sequence ATGAAGGCAACAGGAATTGTACGTCGGATTGATGACCTGGGACGTGTGGTCATTCCGAAAGAAATACGAAGAACACTTAGGATCAGAGAAGGTGATCCACTGGAGATATTTACCGACCGGGAAGGCGAGATTATATTGAAAAAATATTCACCGATCGGAGAGCTTGCTGCATTTGCAGGTATGTATGCAGACAGCCTGGCAAAAGAGGCAGGGTGCCTTGTGTGTATCTGTGATATGGATCAGGTCGTGGCAGCTTCCGGAAACGGGAGAAAAGAGGTGCAGGAAAAGTATATCAGCAAAGTTCTTCAAGGGGAACTGGAAGAAAGAAACAGTATTTTGGCAAAGGTAGATGAGAAGAAATATATCCGGGTGTTTCGGGAACAGGAAAAGGATTATGTATGGGAATCTATTACACCGATCATTTGCGAAGGAGATGTTGTGGGGGCAGTTATTTTACTGTCATCAGATGAAAAAGAGAAGTTTACAAAACTGGAACAAAAGCTGGGGGCATGTGCGGCAGGATTTCTTGGAAAGCAAATGGAGTGA
- the mfd gene encoding transcription-repair coupling factor, giving the protein MQALLKPLLELAEYEDIVKKKKEAPGVLMLTGCVNSQKTHMMYALSDGCCYKVIACSSEAKAKQIYEEYRFLDAAISFYPAKDLLFYQADIRSKELVSQRMQVIQAVLKGEPITVVASFDAFMDALLPKEMIKSRVIKICSDETLNLDELSVKLAQCGYDREIEVAGPGQFAVRGGILDVYPLTEELPVRIELWGDEVDSIRTFDPETQRSIEKLDEVEVFPATEFPEEEEKRVSFLDYFEKENTILFLDEPVRLKEKGEGVEEEFLEAQKRRAQSGYEVADSEAVLFTTQEIMGKMNEYSSVGFQALDMRCPGLNIRASYSLQTKNVDPYNRSFELLTQDLKKMKRNQSRVILLSGSRTRARRLAEDLRDYNLSSFYSEDMDREVEPGEIMTAYGYIAEGYEYPLLNFVVISETDIFGKKKKKKRRTTYEGRKIQSFSELKPGDYVVHENHGLGIYQGIEKIEVDKISKDYMKISYAKGGNLYIPATQLDLIQKYAGSDSKKPKLNRLGTQEWTKTKAKVRGAVKEIAKDLVELYAARQNQDGFVYGEDTVWQKEFEEMFPYEETEDQLLAINAVKKDMESHKIMDRLICGDVGYGKTEIAIRAAFKAVQENKQVVYLVPTTILAQQHYNTFCQRMKDFPVRVDLMCRFRTPAQQRDTIQNLKRGLVDIVVGTHRVLSDDIEYKDLGLLIIDEEQRFGVQHKEKIKKLKKNVDVLTLTATPIPRTLHMSLIGIRDMSVLEEAPQDRLPIQTYVMEYNDEMVREAIERECARNGQVYYVYNRVEDIAEVTAHIQKLVPELNVSFAHGQMKEHELEKIMYDFINGDIDVLVSTTIIETGLDISNVNTMIIHDADRLGLSQLYQLRGRVGRSGRMAYAFLLYRKDKLLKEIAEKRLAAIREFTDLGSGFKIAMRDLEIRGAGNLLGAEQHGHMEAVGYDMYCKMLNEAVKHLKGELSEEDTFTTALDVNVDAYIPDSYIPNEYHKLDIYKRIAAIESEEEMDDMIEELIDRFGDIPKKVELLLEVARLKNLAHQAYVTEVTQKGVTYTFRMYEKAKIHVERIPDLLKQFPEDLSFKADISDPKFIYQRKKKTKRGEVENPIEVVKKVLIGIKGLLD; this is encoded by the coding sequence GCTTTTGGAACTGGCAGAATATGAAGATATCGTAAAAAAGAAAAAAGAAGCTCCGGGAGTTCTGATGCTGACAGGTTGTGTGAATTCCCAGAAGACTCATATGATGTACGCACTTAGCGATGGCTGTTGTTATAAAGTCATCGCCTGTTCCAGTGAGGCAAAAGCGAAACAGATTTATGAAGAGTATCGTTTTTTAGATGCAGCCATTAGTTTTTATCCAGCAAAAGACTTGCTGTTTTACCAGGCAGATATTCGTAGTAAAGAGCTGGTCAGTCAGCGAATGCAGGTGATACAGGCAGTTTTAAAAGGCGAACCGATAACTGTGGTTGCTAGTTTTGATGCATTTATGGATGCACTCCTTCCAAAAGAAATGATAAAGAGCAGGGTGATCAAGATATGCTCCGACGAGACTCTGAATCTGGATGAATTGTCTGTGAAGCTGGCACAGTGTGGGTATGACAGAGAGATAGAGGTGGCAGGACCGGGGCAGTTTGCGGTCCGTGGCGGCATCTTGGATGTATATCCGCTGACGGAGGAGCTCCCGGTTAGGATTGAACTTTGGGGAGATGAGGTGGATTCTATTCGAACCTTTGATCCGGAGACGCAGCGATCTATCGAGAAGCTTGACGAGGTAGAAGTGTTTCCGGCTACAGAATTTCCAGAGGAAGAAGAAAAAAGAGTTTCTTTTCTGGATTATTTTGAAAAAGAAAATACAATTCTTTTCTTAGATGAGCCTGTGCGTTTGAAGGAAAAAGGGGAAGGAGTGGAAGAAGAATTTCTGGAAGCCCAGAAACGACGTGCCCAGAGCGGATACGAAGTAGCCGACAGCGAAGCTGTGCTTTTTACAACGCAGGAGATTATGGGGAAAATGAATGAATATTCCAGCGTGGGATTTCAGGCGTTGGATATGCGTTGCCCTGGGTTGAATATCCGGGCAAGTTATAGTCTTCAAACGAAAAATGTGGATCCATACAATAGAAGTTTTGAACTTCTAACGCAGGATCTGAAAAAAATGAAACGAAATCAGAGCCGTGTCATTCTGCTTTCCGGTTCCAGAACAAGAGCAAGGCGCCTGGCAGAAGATCTTCGAGATTACAATCTGAGCAGCTTTTACAGTGAAGATATGGATCGTGAAGTAGAACCGGGAGAAATTATGACTGCTTATGGTTATATTGCAGAAGGCTATGAGTATCCACTTTTGAATTTTGTTGTAATTTCAGAAACGGATATTTTCGGAAAGAAAAAAAAGAAAAAACGCCGTACCACTTATGAAGGGCGTAAGATCCAAAGCTTCTCAGAATTAAAACCTGGAGATTATGTGGTACATGAGAATCATGGACTGGGAATTTATCAAGGAATTGAAAAAATCGAAGTGGATAAGATTTCCAAAGACTATATGAAGATTTCCTATGCTAAGGGTGGAAATCTTTATATTCCGGCAACACAGTTGGATCTGATCCAGAAATATGCCGGTTCTGATTCAAAAAAACCAAAACTTAACCGTCTTGGAACTCAGGAGTGGACAAAGACGAAGGCAAAGGTTCGGGGGGCAGTTAAAGAAATTGCAAAAGATCTGGTAGAACTTTATGCAGCAAGACAGAATCAGGATGGGTTTGTTTACGGGGAGGATACAGTCTGGCAGAAAGAATTTGAGGAAATGTTCCCGTATGAGGAGACAGAAGATCAGCTTCTGGCGATTAATGCTGTGAAGAAGGACATGGAAAGCCACAAGATCATGGATCGTCTGATCTGTGGTGATGTAGGTTATGGAAAGACGGAAATTGCAATCCGTGCGGCATTTAAGGCAGTACAGGAAAATAAGCAGGTGGTCTATCTGGTACCGACCACTATTTTGGCACAGCAACATTACAATACATTTTGCCAGAGAATGAAGGATTTCCCGGTCCGGGTAGATCTGATGTGCCGATTCAGGACTCCGGCTCAGCAAAGAGATACGATTCAGAACTTGAAACGCGGGCTGGTAGACATTGTGGTTGGAACCCACCGTGTGCTCAGTGATGATATTGAGTATAAGGATCTGGGATTGCTGATCATCGACGAGGAGCAGCGTTTTGGAGTCCAGCACAAGGAGAAAATCAAAAAGTTAAAGAAAAATGTAGACGTTCTGACGTTGACGGCAACGCCGATTCCAAGAACTCTTCATATGAGCCTTATTGGAATCCGTGATATGAGCGTGCTGGAGGAGGCACCGCAGGACCGGCTGCCGATCCAGACGTATGTGATGGAATATAATGATGAGATGGTCAGGGAGGCAATCGAACGAGAATGTGCGAGAAACGGACAGGTCTACTATGTGTACAATCGAGTGGAAGACATTGCAGAGGTAACAGCGCATATTCAGAAACTTGTCCCGGAGTTAAATGTATCCTTTGCCCACGGACAGATGAAGGAGCATGAGCTTGAAAAGATCATGTATGATTTTATTAATGGAGATATTGATGTGCTTGTGTCGACAACGATTATTGAAACGGGTCTTGATATATCCAATGTAAATACCATGATTATTCACGACGCAGACCGGCTTGGCCTTTCCCAGCTCTATCAGCTTCGTGGCCGCGTCGGGCGTTCCGGGCGTATGGCCTATGCATTTTTGTTGTACCGGAAGGACAAATTATTGAAAGAGATTGCAGAGAAGCGTCTGGCGGCAATCCGGGAATTTACAGATCTTGGATCGGGATTCAAAATTGCCATGCGTGATCTTGAAATCCGTGGAGCTGGAAATCTTCTTGGTGCCGAACAGCACGGGCATATGGAAGCGGTCGGATACGATATGTACTGCAAAATGTTAAATGAGGCAGTCAAACATTTAAAAGGGGAATTATCAGAAGAGGATACATTTACAACAGCATTGGATGTCAATGTCGATGCGTATATTCCGGATTCTTATATACCAAATGAATATCATAAGCTGGATATTTATAAGAGAATTGCTGCCATCGAGTCTGAGGAAGAGATGGACGATATGATAGAGGAGTTGATTGACCGTTTTGGAGATATTCCTAAAAAAGTGGAGCTACTTCTGGAAGTAGCAAGGCTTAAGAATCTGGCGCACCAGGCGTATGTGACAGAGGTGACCCAAAAAGGTGTGACCTATACATTCCGTATGTATGAAAAAGCAAAAATCCATGTAGAGCGGATCCCGGATCTTTTAAAACAATTTCCGGAAGATCTGTCATTTAAGGCGGATATATCGGATCCCAAATTCATTTACCAGAGAAAGAAGAAAACAAAGCGTGGTGAAGTGGAGAATCCAATTGAGGTTGTGAAAAAAGTGTTAATTGGTATAAAAGGATTGCTTGACTAG
- a CDS encoding sigma-70 domain-containing protein has translation MADRAQFQKKLGELLAVAASQNNKMTSQEVQAFFQDDNLTDEQMNLVHEFLMSQKVEVIGYTGTIENTEKTEQEEKDTLSQQEKDYVAEYLIDIEKMAKQTEEEVTLAYYLPKVVEEAVKLHMPGIFIGDVIQEGNVSLMLYLGENKKATEAEVLEQVRAGIRVMLESHTEEKRRDKKMVERVNDLDETIKSMKEEYGRKVSVDEVAERMGITEDTVEDILKLAGEEVKDE, from the coding sequence ATGGCAGACAGAGCCCAGTTTCAGAAAAAATTAGGAGAGCTTCTTGCAGTTGCAGCAAGCCAGAATAATAAAATGACCAGTCAGGAAGTGCAAGCTTTCTTTCAGGATGACAATCTTACAGATGAGCAGATGAATCTGGTTCATGAATTCCTGATGTCTCAGAAAGTGGAAGTAATCGGATATACAGGAACTATAGAAAATACAGAAAAAACAGAACAAGAAGAAAAAGATACATTAAGCCAGCAGGAAAAAGACTATGTGGCAGAATATCTGATCGATATTGAAAAAATGGCGAAGCAGACGGAGGAAGAGGTAACACTTGCATATTATCTTCCCAAAGTTGTGGAAGAAGCAGTAAAGCTGCATATGCCGGGAATCTTCATCGGTGATGTGATCCAGGAAGGCAATGTCAGCTTGATGCTGTACTTAGGTGAGAATAAGAAAGCAACAGAAGCAGAAGTGCTGGAGCAGGTGCGCGCTGGAATCCGGGTGATGCTGGAATCCCACACCGAAGAAAAACGCCGCGATAAGAAGATGGTCGAGCGGGTGAATGATCTGGACGAGACAATCAAAAGCATGAAGGAAGAATACGGAAGAAAAGTATCGGTCGATGAAGTGGCGGAGCGTATGGGTATTACGGAAGACACCGTGGAAGATATCCTGAAGCTTGCAGGCGAAGAAGTGAAGGATGAGTAA
- the gap gene encoding type I glyceraldehyde-3-phosphate dehydrogenase, which translates to MAISIGINGFGRIGRVALRIAISRPETFKLCGINARNADLDYMVYMIRYDSTFGRFQGELGTYEHGLIINGQKIPVFTEGDAASIPWGSCGAEYIIDATGAFCTAKKASAHLQGGAKKVIISAPAKDEETPTFIMGINHTGYSKDMSVVSNASCTTNCLAPICKVLEDNYGIEYGLMSTIHAATAKQKVVDSRSLKDWRTGRSAFGNLIPSTTGAAKAISLVIPSLKDKMSGISYRVPTTDVSIVDLNVALKESASYKDICKKVKEASMTYLSGILDYVDDEVVSSDFIGDSHASIFDARQGIQVNSHFFKVICFYDNEWGYTSQIFRLIKYMDQVDHNS; encoded by the coding sequence ATGGCAATTTCAATTGGCATTAACGGATTCGGACGTATTGGACGCGTTGCACTCCGTATCGCCATCAGTCGACCGGAAACTTTTAAATTATGTGGAATTAACGCAAGAAATGCGGATCTTGATTATATGGTCTATATGATCCGCTACGACTCTACATTTGGACGTTTCCAGGGAGAACTTGGAACTTATGAACACGGACTTATCATTAACGGGCAGAAGATTCCTGTCTTCACAGAAGGTGATGCTGCTTCCATCCCTTGGGGTTCCTGCGGTGCCGAATACATCATCGATGCAACCGGAGCATTTTGCACGGCAAAAAAGGCAAGTGCTCACCTGCAAGGTGGTGCAAAAAAAGTCATTATTTCTGCACCTGCAAAAGATGAAGAAACACCTACATTCATCATGGGAATCAACCATACCGGTTATTCGAAAGATATGTCCGTTGTGTCCAATGCTTCCTGCACGACCAACTGTCTGGCACCTATCTGTAAAGTACTGGAAGACAATTATGGAATTGAATATGGGCTGATGTCTACGATCCACGCCGCAACTGCCAAGCAGAAAGTTGTGGACAGCCGTTCTCTCAAGGACTGGCGTACCGGACGTTCTGCATTCGGCAATCTGATTCCATCCACAACCGGAGCCGCTAAGGCTATCTCTCTCGTCATTCCTTCTCTGAAGGACAAGATGAGTGGTATTTCTTATCGTGTTCCAACTACAGACGTCTCAATCGTTGATCTGAACGTCGCACTAAAAGAGTCTGCATCTTATAAGGATATCTGCAAAAAAGTAAAGGAAGCCTCCATGACATATTTGTCCGGCATTCTTGATTATGTAGATGATGAAGTTGTATCTTCTGATTTCATCGGAGATTCACACGCTTCTATCTTTGATGCAAGACAGGGAATTCAAGTAAATTCTCACTTCTTTAAGGTCATCTGTTTCTATGATAATGAATGGGGCTATACAAGCCAGATTTTCCGCCTCATCAAGTACATGGATCAGGTAGACCATAATTCATAA
- the glgD gene encoding glucose-1-phosphate adenylyltransferase subunit GlgD — MINANADAMGIIFPNNYDKFVPELVSERLMASIPFASRYRMIDFLLSSMVGCGIDKIEVLVRENYHSLVDHLGGGREWDLSRKNGGLSIFPPFAQKSIGSMGGGRVEALANILPVLKKQKEKYVIMADTNIAANFDFNALIAQHVKTDADITFAYTKEELPQELTGAKDASKGLYYTLKLDGDKVEDIYINKQEQGVQNFSMNIYIANREWLIDTINAAFMRGAISLERDILIPHLDTYKVMAYEHKGYVARITGLKSYFDENMKLLDDKNLEKLFTGNPIYTKIRDDNPTRYIGNAKASNVMVADGCVIEGEVENSILFRGVKIAKGAKVKNCVLMQDTIVGEGTKLEYIISDKNVKITDGKELKGDEAFPVFVAKGQVV; from the coding sequence ATGATAAATGCAAATGCGGACGCAATGGGAATTATTTTCCCGAATAATTATGATAAGTTTGTTCCGGAACTGGTCAGCGAAAGACTAATGGCTTCCATTCCATTTGCAAGCCGTTATCGAATGATCGATTTTTTGTTATCCAGTATGGTTGGCTGCGGAATTGATAAAATAGAAGTGCTTGTTCGTGAGAATTATCATTCGCTTGTAGACCATTTAGGTGGTGGCCGAGAGTGGGATCTCAGCCGTAAGAACGGAGGACTTAGTATTTTTCCTCCATTTGCCCAGAAGTCTATCGGCAGTATGGGAGGAGGAAGAGTGGAAGCGCTCGCCAATATTCTTCCGGTACTCAAAAAGCAAAAAGAAAAATATGTGATTATGGCAGATACGAATATTGCTGCAAATTTTGATTTCAATGCGCTGATCGCACAGCATGTAAAAACGGATGCAGATATTACGTTCGCTTATACAAAAGAGGAACTGCCACAGGAACTGACTGGTGCAAAAGATGCAAGTAAAGGGCTTTATTATACGTTGAAGCTGGATGGAGATAAAGTAGAAGACATCTACATCAATAAGCAGGAGCAGGGTGTGCAGAATTTCTCTATGAATATTTACATTGCGAACAGAGAGTGGCTGATCGATACCATTAATGCAGCGTTTATGCGTGGAGCTATTTCACTGGAGAGGGATATCCTGATCCCGCATCTGGATACATATAAAGTCATGGCTTATGAGCATAAAGGATATGTGGCGAGAATCACCGGACTTAAGAGCTATTTTGATGAGAACATGAAACTTCTGGATGATAAGAATCTTGAGAAGCTTTTCACAGGTAATCCCATCTATACAAAGATTCGTGACGATAATCCGACCAGATACATCGGCAATGCAAAAGCAAGTAATGTTATGGTAGCAGACGGTTGTGTGATCGAAGGTGAAGTGGAGAACAGTATTTTATTCCGTGGTGTGAAGATTGCAAAAGGTGCGAAAGTGAAGAATTGTGTTTTAATGCAGGATACGATCGTTGGAGAAGGTACAAAGCTGGAATATATCATTTCAGATAAGAATGTAAAAATCACCGATGGAAAAGAATTAAAGGGTGATGAAGCGTTTCCTGTATTTGTTGCGAAAGGACAGGTTGTCTAG
- a CDS encoding GatB/YqeY domain-containing protein codes for MSKIDEIRSAMVAAMKAGEKEKKETLSMLLAALKNKQIDKRADLTEEEEIQVIMKEIKQTKETLEMTPADRTDIIEECNRRLTVLEAYAPKMMGEDEIKAIIEGVLSELGIENPTGKDKGNIMKHLMPKVKGKADGKLVNDLVSTYFK; via the coding sequence ATGAGTAAAATTGATGAAATTAGAAGTGCTATGGTCGCAGCTATGAAAGCCGGCGAAAAGGAGAAAAAAGAAACTTTATCCATGCTTCTGGCAGCTCTTAAGAATAAACAGATCGACAAACGTGCAGATCTGACAGAAGAAGAAGAGATTCAGGTTATCATGAAAGAAATCAAGCAGACAAAAGAGACTTTGGAGATGACACCTGCTGACCGTACTGATATTATTGAAGAATGCAACCGCCGCCTGACTGTTCTGGAAGCCTACGCTCCAAAAATGATGGGCGAAGACGAGATAAAGGCAATCATCGAAGGTGTGTTATCTGAACTTGGTATCGAGAACCCAACCGGAAAAGACAAAGGAAATATCATGAAACATCTGATGCCAAAGGTAAAAGGTAAAGCTGATGGTAAGCTTGTCAATGATCTTGTATCCACATATTTCAAATAA
- a CDS encoding TIGR04086 family membrane protein encodes MENMQKNIKVIWWIKSLLASYIVTGILLLVLTFFMYKFELNEKIVSAAIVGIYVVSTLIGGMIIGKLTKSKRYLWGMVLGIIYFVLLLLITLGVYRTLNGDSVSIVTSLILCAGGGMTGGMIS; translated from the coding sequence ATGGAGAATATGCAAAAAAATATAAAGGTCATATGGTGGATCAAGTCACTTCTGGCTTCTTATATTGTCACCGGTATATTACTTTTGGTTTTGACGTTTTTTATGTATAAATTTGAATTAAATGAAAAAATTGTATCGGCGGCAATTGTTGGAATCTATGTAGTGTCAACACTGATCGGAGGAATGATCATAGGGAAACTGACAAAATCAAAACGGTACTTGTGGGGGATGGTTCTTGGAATCATATATTTTGTATTGCTTTTGCTCATTACACTTGGAGTTTACAGAACTCTGAATGGAGACAGTGTAAGTATTGTCACATCACTGATACTATGTGCAGGTGGCGGTATGACCGGTGGTATGATATCATGA
- a CDS encoding glucose-1-phosphate adenylyltransferase, with translation MGKEMIAMLLAGGQGSRLYALTQKLAKPAVPFGGKYRIIDFPLSNCVNSGIDTVGILTQYQPLELNEYIGNGQPWDLDRIYGGVHVLPPYQKASGSDWYKGTANAIYQNISFIERYDPESVIILSGDQICKQDYSDFLRFHKEKNAEFSVAVMEVPWEEAPRFGLMVTDDDDRITEFQEKPKNPKSNLASMGIYIFNWDILKQYLIEDEADPESENDFGNNIIPNLLRDERKMYAYHFNGYWKDVGTIPSLWEANMEVLDPEHSGINLFDEDWKIYSRNSGMPGHKICAGANVENSMITDGCKIAGSVKHSILFAGVKVEAGAVVEDAVVMGRTTIKAGASVKHCIVAENVVIGENAVVGAMPTEEEQGVATIGPDVCVGTGAKIGSNAMISEDVKDGEEK, from the coding sequence ATGGGCAAAGAAATGATAGCAATGTTACTTGCCGGAGGGCAGGGCTCCAGACTGTATGCGCTGACCCAGAAGCTTGCAAAACCGGCAGTTCCATTTGGCGGAAAGTACCGAATCATAGACTTTCCACTTTCAAACTGCGTAAATTCAGGTATTGATACAGTAGGTATTCTGACTCAGTATCAGCCTCTGGAGCTGAATGAGTATATCGGAAATGGGCAACCGTGGGATCTGGACCGAATCTATGGAGGAGTTCATGTATTACCACCATATCAGAAGGCATCTGGCTCAGATTGGTATAAAGGTACAGCAAATGCAATTTACCAGAATATTTCATTTATCGAGCGCTATGATCCGGAATCTGTCATTATTTTGTCGGGAGATCAGATCTGCAAGCAGGATTATAGTGATTTTCTTAGATTCCACAAAGAAAAGAACGCAGAATTCAGTGTTGCGGTTATGGAAGTCCCGTGGGAGGAGGCACCAAGATTCGGACTTATGGTCACGGACGATGATGACCGTATCACGGAATTCCAGGAAAAACCGAAGAATCCGAAATCCAATCTTGCCTCTATGGGTATCTACATATTCAACTGGGATATTTTAAAACAATACCTGATTGAAGATGAGGCTGACCCGGAATCTGAAAATGATTTTGGAAATAATATTATACCGAATCTGCTGCGTGATGAGAGAAAAATGTACGCGTATCACTTTAACGGATACTGGAAAGATGTGGGAACGATTCCATCTTTGTGGGAAGCGAATATGGAAGTACTGGATCCGGAACACAGTGGAATTAACCTGTTTGATGAAGACTGGAAGATCTACAGCAGGAACAGTGGTATGCCGGGACATAAGATCTGCGCCGGAGCCAATGTAGAGAACTCGATGATCACAGATGGATGTAAGATCGCAGGCAGCGTGAAACATTCCATCCTATTTGCCGGAGTGAAAGTAGAAGCCGGAGCAGTTGTAGAAGATGCAGTCGTTATGGGCAGAACAACAATCAAAGCCGGAGCCAGTGTAAAGCATTGTATTGTTGCGGAGAATGTAGTGATCGGTGAAAATGCTGTGGTAGGAGCTATGCCGACAGAAGAAGAGCAAGGAGTTGCAACCATCGGACCGGATGTCTGCGTCGGAACAGGTGCCAAGATTGGATCGAATGCCATGATCAGTGAAGATGTAAAGGACGGTGAAGAAAAATGA
- a CDS encoding radical SAM protein, with product MLCPRQCQIKREEGKRGFCGESDLVRLSRAALHMWEEPCISGINGSGAVFFSGCTLRCVYCQNYHIANSEVGKTVSVERLSEIFLELQEQGANNINLVTPTHFVPQIIAALDQARKKGLNLPIVYNTSGYEKVETLRRLNGYVDVYLPDFKYLDPEHAKKYSGAEDYPEVAKRALAEMVRQTGNPVFNDAGIMTKGVIVRHLLLPGCLRDARRIVKYLYETYGDQIYMSLMNQYTPLDTLNREKYPELAKKVTKKAYDVLVDYAIDLGVEQAFIQEGETAKESFIPDFSYEGV from the coding sequence ATGTTATGCCCGAGACAGTGCCAGATTAAGCGAGAAGAAGGAAAGCGTGGCTTTTGTGGGGAGTCGGATTTGGTCCGGCTTTCCAGAGCTGCGCTCCATATGTGGGAAGAACCGTGTATCTCCGGGATAAATGGATCCGGAGCTGTTTTTTTCTCTGGCTGTACGCTTCGATGTGTATATTGCCAGAATTATCACATTGCCAACAGTGAGGTTGGAAAAACAGTAAGTGTTGAACGGTTATCGGAGATATTTCTGGAGCTTCAGGAACAGGGGGCGAACAATATTAACCTTGTGACACCAACGCACTTTGTACCACAGATTATCGCGGCACTGGATCAGGCAAGAAAAAAAGGGCTTAACCTCCCAATTGTTTATAATACAAGCGGCTATGAAAAGGTGGAGACTTTACGCAGGCTAAATGGATATGTTGATGTATACCTTCCGGATTTTAAATATCTGGATCCGGAGCATGCAAAGAAATATTCCGGGGCAGAAGATTATCCGGAAGTAGCAAAACGGGCACTGGCAGAAATGGTCCGGCAGACTGGGAATCCTGTATTTAATGATGCGGGGATTATGACAAAAGGTGTAATTGTGAGACATTTGTTATTGCCTGGGTGTCTGAGAGATGCGAGAAGAATTGTGAAATACCTCTATGAAACATATGGTGACCAGATTTATATGAGTCTCATGAACCAGTACACTCCACTCGATACGTTGAATCGGGAAAAATATCCGGAGCTTGCCAAGAAAGTGACGAAAAAAGCATATGATGTTCTGGTGGATTATGCCATAGATCTTGGCGTGGAGCAGGCATTTATTCAGGAAGGCGAAACGGCAAAAGAAAGCTTTATTCCTGATTTTTCCTATGAAGGAGTGTAA